In a single window of the Luteibacter rhizovicinus DSM 16549 genome:
- a CDS encoding vWA domain-containing protein, giving the protein MANLQLFQSSRGAQAPAANAVNEADGDAYLRDPRSALALYAATGCLNGTYYADAATQLAATLALCESVPAEFVARVAIHARQQSHMKDMPALLLAHLANRDGDVLEKAFARVIDNGRMLRNFIQIVRSGVTGRKSLGSRPKRLVRQWLASASTEGVLGAAVGGNPSLADVVRMVHPRPEDATRDALYGWLLGRSYAPAALPESVRAYEVFKSDPRGDLPDMPFPYLTSLPLSKAQWKSIAMRGTWQATRMNLNTFARHGVFSDKEVVGVVAKRLRDPKAIAQARVLPYQLMVAYRNVSADMPERIVDALQDAMEIATRSVPKLHGKVVVAVDVSGSMASPVTGYRKGATTVVTCVEVAALMVASLRRANPAIRVMPFDTEVREVRLNRRDSVMTQAKTLAGMIGGGTAVSAPIAKLAMQKAKVDLVVIVSDNQSWVDTRGGVGATETMRQWQAVRAINPKARLVCIDLQPYATSQTVEGTAGVTHIAGFSDAVFELLADAARGDTAGQWIERIEATPL; this is encoded by the coding sequence ATGGCCAACCTTCAACTTTTCCAGAGCTCTCGCGGTGCCCAGGCGCCGGCGGCCAATGCGGTCAACGAAGCCGATGGCGACGCCTACCTTCGGGACCCGCGTTCGGCCCTCGCCCTGTATGCGGCCACGGGTTGCCTCAACGGGACTTACTACGCCGATGCGGCGACGCAACTCGCCGCCACGCTGGCTCTATGCGAGTCGGTGCCCGCGGAGTTCGTCGCCAGGGTGGCGATCCATGCCCGCCAGCAGTCGCATATGAAAGACATGCCGGCCTTGCTGCTCGCTCACCTCGCCAACCGGGACGGTGACGTGCTCGAGAAAGCCTTCGCCCGGGTGATCGACAACGGCCGCATGCTGCGCAACTTCATTCAGATCGTCCGTAGCGGCGTGACGGGGCGCAAGTCGCTAGGTTCGCGCCCGAAACGCCTCGTCCGCCAATGGTTGGCCTCGGCCTCCACGGAGGGCGTTCTCGGCGCGGCGGTCGGCGGCAATCCATCGCTCGCGGACGTCGTTCGAATGGTTCACCCGCGTCCCGAGGATGCGACGCGGGACGCGTTGTACGGTTGGCTCTTGGGACGTTCGTATGCGCCGGCCGCGTTGCCGGAGAGCGTGCGTGCCTACGAAGTATTCAAGAGCGACCCGCGCGGCGACTTGCCGGACATGCCGTTCCCGTACCTGACCTCGTTGCCGCTGAGCAAGGCGCAGTGGAAAAGCATCGCCATGCGCGGCACCTGGCAGGCGACGCGAATGAACCTCAACACGTTCGCCAGGCATGGCGTGTTTTCCGACAAGGAAGTCGTCGGGGTGGTGGCGAAGCGACTGCGCGATCCGAAGGCGATCGCACAGGCACGAGTGCTGCCGTACCAGCTGATGGTTGCCTATCGGAATGTCTCGGCCGATATGCCGGAGCGGATCGTCGACGCCCTGCAGGATGCGATGGAGATCGCGACCCGCTCCGTGCCGAAGCTTCACGGCAAGGTGGTGGTCGCGGTCGACGTGTCGGGCTCGATGGCCTCGCCTGTCACGGGTTACCGCAAGGGCGCAACGACGGTGGTGACCTGTGTCGAAGTCGCGGCACTGATGGTCGCCTCCTTACGTCGCGCCAACCCGGCGATCCGGGTCATGCCGTTCGACACGGAAGTGCGGGAGGTGCGGCTCAACCGGCGCGACAGCGTGATGACCCAGGCGAAAACCCTCGCCGGCATGATCGGCGGCGGCACGGCGGTAAGTGCACCGATAGCGAAGTTGGCAATGCAGAAGGCGAAAGTGGATCTGGTGGTCATCGTGTCCGACAACCAGAGCTGGGTGGACACGCGTGGCGGAGTGGGCGCCACCGAGACGATGCGCCAGTGGCAGGCCGTCAGGGCGATCAACCCGAAGGCACGCCTTGTCTGCATCGACCTGCAGCCGTATGCCACCAGCCAGACAGTCGAAGGAACGGCAGGCGTCACGCACATCGCCGGCTTCAGCGACGCCGTGTTCGAACTGCTGGCCGACGCCGCGCGTGGCGACACGGCGGGTCAATGGATAGAGCGGATCGAAGCGACACCGCTCTGA